In Prosthecomicrobium sp. N25, one DNA window encodes the following:
- a CDS encoding S9 family peptidase produces MTADGTGVVTPPRAAPKPLARRFHGREIVDDYHWLRADNWQEVMRDPAVLAPEIRAYLEAENAYAEAVLAPTAALQQTLFAEMKGRIKQDDSSVPAADGPYAYATRYVEGAQHPMVVRTPRQGGEERILLDANARAQGKAYFRLAGAAHSTDHRLLAWTSDDKGSEFFTVRLIDLESGADLADEIPETSGGVVWANDGRTFFYVWLDENHRPSKVFRHVVGTPRSDDAVVYEEADPGFFIGLSKTQSNAFVLIGAHDHETSEAWLIDADRPTSAPRLVAARQTAVEYDVDHGGDTLYIRTNRDGAEDFKIVTAPAAASGPETWRDLVPHVPGRLMISHVVLKRHLVWLERVEGLPRIVVRRLADGAEHAIAFEEEAYSLGMSGGYEFDTNELRFTYSSMTTPQRVYDYDMETRARVLRKEQEVPSGHDPAAYVTRRIQAPAADGELVPVSLLYRADTPLDGSAPCLLYGYGAYGIAIPAAFSTNALSLVDRGFVYAIAHIRGGKEKGYRWYARGRREYKTNTFDDFAAAARALVDRGYTAKGRIVAQGGSAGGMLMGAVANRSADLFGAIVAEVPFVDVLATMLDDTLPLTPPEWPEWGNPIEDPEAFDRIRSYSPYDNVEAKPYPAILALGGLTDPRVTYWEPAKWVARLRATKTNDSLLILKTNMDAGHGGAAGRFDRLKEVALIQAFALLAVGKAGT; encoded by the coding sequence ATGACCGCCGACGGAACCGGAGTCGTCACACCTCCCCGCGCCGCCCCGAAGCCCCTGGCGAGGCGCTTCCACGGGCGCGAGATCGTCGACGACTACCACTGGCTCCGGGCGGACAACTGGCAGGAGGTGATGCGCGACCCGGCCGTGCTGGCGCCGGAGATCCGCGCCTACCTGGAGGCCGAGAACGCCTACGCGGAGGCGGTGCTCGCCCCGACGGCGGCCCTGCAGCAGACGCTCTTCGCCGAGATGAAGGGGCGCATCAAGCAAGACGACTCCTCGGTACCGGCGGCGGACGGGCCCTACGCGTATGCGACCCGCTACGTCGAGGGGGCCCAGCACCCGATGGTGGTGCGGACGCCGCGCCAGGGCGGCGAGGAGCGGATCCTGCTCGACGCCAACGCGAGGGCGCAGGGCAAGGCCTACTTCCGGCTCGCCGGCGCGGCGCACTCGACCGACCACAGGCTCCTGGCCTGGACGTCGGACGACAAGGGCTCCGAGTTCTTCACGGTCCGCCTGATCGACCTGGAGAGCGGGGCGGATCTCGCCGACGAGATCCCGGAAACATCGGGCGGAGTCGTCTGGGCGAACGACGGACGCACGTTCTTCTACGTTTGGCTCGACGAGAATCACCGGCCTTCCAAAGTTTTCCGGCACGTGGTCGGCACCCCGCGCAGCGACGACGCGGTGGTCTACGAGGAAGCCGATCCCGGGTTCTTCATCGGGCTCTCGAAGACCCAATCGAACGCCTTCGTGTTGATCGGCGCACACGACCACGAGACGTCCGAGGCCTGGCTGATCGACGCCGACCGGCCGACCTCGGCGCCCCGGCTCGTGGCGGCGCGGCAGACGGCGGTCGAGTACGACGTCGACCACGGCGGCGACACGCTCTACATCCGGACCAACCGCGACGGCGCCGAGGACTTCAAAATCGTGACGGCGCCGGCGGCGGCGTCCGGGCCGGAGACCTGGCGCGACCTCGTGCCTCATGTGCCCGGCCGGCTGATGATCTCGCATGTCGTTCTGAAGCGGCACCTCGTGTGGCTCGAACGCGTGGAGGGGCTGCCGCGCATCGTGGTGCGGCGGCTGGCCGACGGCGCCGAACACGCGATCGCCTTCGAGGAGGAAGCCTATTCGCTGGGCATGTCGGGCGGCTACGAGTTCGACACGAACGAGCTGCGCTTCACCTATTCCTCGATGACGACACCCCAGCGGGTCTACGACTACGACATGGAGACGCGCGCAAGGGTGCTCCGCAAGGAGCAGGAGGTGCCGAGCGGCCATGACCCCGCGGCCTACGTGACGCGCCGCATCCAGGCGCCGGCGGCCGACGGGGAACTGGTGCCGGTGTCCCTGCTCTACCGCGCCGACACGCCGCTCGACGGGTCGGCGCCCTGCCTGCTCTACGGCTACGGCGCCTACGGCATCGCGATCCCGGCCGCCTTCTCGACCAACGCCCTGTCGCTCGTCGACCGCGGCTTCGTCTACGCGATCGCGCATATCCGGGGCGGCAAGGAGAAGGGCTACCGCTGGTACGCCCGCGGCCGGCGCGAATACAAGACCAACACCTTCGACGACTTCGCGGCGGCCGCGCGGGCGCTCGTCGATCGCGGCTACACGGCCAAGGGCCGCATCGTCGCCCAGGGCGGCTCGGCGGGCGGCATGCTGATGGGCGCCGTCGCGAACCGGAGCGCAGACCTGTTCGGGGCCATCGTGGCGGAGGTGCCCTTCGTGGACGTGCTCGCCACGATGCTGGACGACACGCTACCGCTCACCCCGCCCGAATGGCCCGAATGGGGCAATCCGATCGAGGACCCCGAGGCCTTCGACCGGATCCGGAGCTATTCGCCCTACGACAACGTCGAGGCCAAGCCCTATCCCGCCATCCTGGCGCTCGGCGGCCTCACCGATCCGCGCGTCACCTACTGGGAGCCCGCCAAGTGGGTCGCCCGGCTGCGCGCGACGAAGACGAACGACAGCCTGCTGATCCTGAAGACCAACATGGACGCCGGCCACGGCGGCGCGGCGGGACGGTTCGACAGGCTCAAGGAGGTCGCGCTGATCCAGGCCTTCGCCCTTCTGGCGGTCGGCAAGGCAGGGACCTGA
- a CDS encoding helix-turn-helix domain-containing protein, translated as MATFEHRVGTGPGGPRRAGSSTPLLCLVEAAVTASYGLPARSLRRATRGSARVALARQVAMYLCHVRLGMSLTDIGSAFGRDRTTVAHACRLIEDRRDDPYTEAAIGVIEEAIDGFRDIVLAGCAP; from the coding sequence ATGGCCACGTTCGAACATCGCGTCGGCACGGGCCCGGGCGGGCCGCGGCGCGCCGGATCGTCCACCCCGCTTCTCTGCCTCGTCGAGGCCGCCGTGACCGCCTCCTACGGCCTCCCGGCCCGCAGCCTGAGGCGGGCGACCCGAGGCTCCGCCCGCGTGGCGCTCGCCCGGCAGGTCGCCATGTATCTCTGCCATGTCCGGCTCGGCATGAGCCTGACCGACATCGGGTCCGCCTTCGGGCGCGACCGGACCACCGTGGCGCATGCCTGCCGCCTGATCGAGGATCGCCGCGACGACCCCTATACCGAGGCCGCCATCGGCGTGATCGAGGAGGCGATCGACGGCTTTCGCGACATCGTCCTCGCGGGCTGCGCGCCGTGA
- a CDS encoding Crp/Fnr family transcriptional regulator: MADGTWMRGFEGLQDLAPEDAAALARQVQAVTLAAGTVVFRPGSPCTAYLLVVDGSVRVQMTADTGREIVLYRVRAGESCVLTTSCLLGGALYAAEGIVETATAAVALPLGAFQGLVARSEPFRRFVFHNFGRRLADLLATMQDAVFHRLDGRLARILLDRAEGGAVEATHHVLAVELGSAREVVSRQLKAFERDGLVRLQRGEVRIVDRAGLQAVAERES; encoded by the coding sequence ATGGCCGACGGAACCTGGATGCGCGGCTTCGAGGGACTGCAGGACCTCGCGCCCGAGGACGCGGCCGCACTCGCCCGTCAGGTCCAGGCTGTGACGCTCGCCGCCGGCACGGTCGTGTTCCGCCCCGGCTCGCCCTGCACGGCCTATCTGCTCGTGGTGGACGGGTCCGTCCGCGTCCAGATGACGGCCGACACGGGCCGGGAGATCGTGCTCTACCGGGTGCGGGCGGGCGAAAGCTGCGTGCTGACCACATCCTGCCTGCTCGGCGGCGCGCTCTACGCGGCCGAGGGAATCGTCGAGACCGCCACCGCCGCCGTCGCGCTGCCGCTCGGAGCCTTCCAGGGTCTGGTGGCGCGGTCGGAGCCGTTCCGCCGATTCGTCTTCCACAATTTCGGCCGGCGCCTCGCCGACCTGCTGGCCACCATGCAGGACGCGGTCTTCCACCGGCTCGACGGGCGCCTCGCCCGCATTCTGCTCGACCGCGCGGAGGGCGGCGCCGTCGAGGCGACGCACCACGTCCTGGCGGTCGAGCTCGGCTCCGCCCGGGAGGTGGTCAGCCGTCAGCTCAAGGCGTTCGAGCGCGACGGCCTCGTCCGTCTCCAGCGCGGCGAGGTCCGTATCGTCGACCGGGCGGGCCTCCAGGCCGTGGCCGAGCGCGAAAGCTGA
- a CDS encoding SufE family protein: MARIDDILADFAFIDDWEERYRFLIELGRALEPLPEAARSDANKVRGCASQVWLETRIGRDAEGRTILDFRGDSDAHIVKGLVAIIVALYSGRTASEIAGLDPEPVFRALSLREHLTPQRSNGVNSMVERIRRDARAAAAA; encoded by the coding sequence GTGGCGCGCATCGACGACATCCTGGCCGACTTCGCCTTCATCGACGACTGGGAGGAGCGCTACCGCTTCCTCATCGAGCTCGGCCGTGCGCTCGAGCCCCTGCCGGAGGCGGCCCGCTCGGATGCCAACAAGGTGCGCGGCTGCGCGAGCCAGGTCTGGCTGGAGACGCGCATCGGCCGCGACGCCGAGGGCCGGACCATCCTCGACTTCCGGGGCGATTCGGACGCCCATATCGTCAAGGGACTCGTCGCCATCATCGTCGCGCTCTATTCCGGCCGCACGGCCTCCGAGATCGCCGGCCTCGACCCGGAGCCCGTCTTCAGGGCGCTCTCCTTGCGGGAACACCTGACCCCGCAACGCTCGAACGGGGTCAACTCCATGGTGGAGCGGATCCGCCGGGACGCGCGGGCCGCCGCCGCGGCCTGA
- a CDS encoding haloacid dehalogenase type II, whose amino-acid sequence MAYSTFVFDAYGTLFDVHAAVRKHAAEVGPEAQFLSELWRAKQLEYSWLLTMMGRYRDFWSLTEEALDYALQRVPTANRATRAALLDAYWTCDTYAEVPELLKQLKMRGARLAILSNGSPKMLAAACQSAGIGDLFDDVVSVDEIRVYKPDPRVYDLITTRYRVFPEAVSFQSSNRWDAAGAAAFGFRTVWVNRNGLPDEYAEFKPAAVLPNLGGLLALG is encoded by the coding sequence ATGGCCTATTCCACCTTCGTGTTCGACGCCTACGGGACGCTGTTCGACGTGCACGCCGCGGTGCGCAAGCATGCGGCCGAGGTCGGGCCGGAGGCGCAGTTCCTGTCCGAGCTCTGGCGGGCCAAGCAGCTGGAATATTCCTGGCTGCTGACCATGATGGGCCGCTACCGCGACTTCTGGTCGCTGACCGAGGAGGCGCTCGACTATGCCCTGCAGCGGGTCCCGACCGCCAACCGCGCGACGCGCGCCGCGCTGCTCGACGCCTACTGGACCTGCGACACCTATGCGGAAGTGCCCGAGCTCCTGAAGCAGCTCAAGATGCGCGGGGCGCGGCTCGCGATCCTGTCGAACGGCTCGCCCAAGATGCTGGCCGCCGCCTGCCAGTCGGCGGGGATCGGCGATCTCTTCGACGACGTCGTCTCGGTCGACGAGATCCGGGTCTACAAGCCCGATCCGCGAGTCTACGACCTGATCACGACGCGCTACCGGGTCTTCCCCGAGGCGGTGTCGTTCCAGTCGTCGAACCGGTGGGACGCGGCGGGCGCGGCCGCCTTCGGGTTCCGCACCGTGTGGGTGAACCGCAACGGGCTGCCGGACGAGTATGCCGAGTTCAAGCCGGCCGCGGTGCTGCCGAACCTCGGCGGGCTGCTGGCGCTCGGCTGA
- a CDS encoding thermonuclease family protein, producing the protein MRARSARRVAIGTVAVVLAIGAVLVWRLGDNRMPAPRVVIGSEPRPARPDPRPAARVPASAWSTAAFDVLSEPEETDRAFLAPFTLSAPYEIVDSMTFRAGERRIRLGLAKGVRRGDVCFGADGLRFACGLMGRASLANLIRSSPVTCHPLGTAGDGTLVAQCFVNGTDIAAHQIRAGLALPEPGLGGTYQAIAEQAREAVAGAWNGGWRLMDLPDDKRDGLVRPPEGPRGGDPTRTVEPPGADGDQPWAKSQ; encoded by the coding sequence TTGCGCGCGCGCTCGGCCAGGCGGGTCGCCATCGGGACGGTCGCGGTGGTCCTTGCGATCGGCGCCGTCCTGGTCTGGCGGCTCGGCGACAACCGCATGCCAGCGCCGCGCGTGGTGATCGGCAGCGAGCCGCGCCCGGCCCGCCCGGACCCGAGGCCGGCGGCCAGGGTCCCGGCCTCCGCTTGGTCGACGGCCGCCTTCGACGTCCTTTCGGAGCCGGAGGAGACGGATCGCGCCTTCCTGGCGCCTTTCACCCTGTCGGCGCCTTACGAGATCGTCGATTCCATGACGTTCCGGGCCGGCGAGCGGCGGATCCGGCTCGGCCTCGCCAAGGGGGTGCGGCGGGGCGACGTCTGCTTCGGGGCGGACGGGCTGCGGTTCGCCTGCGGCCTCATGGGGCGGGCCTCGCTCGCCAACCTGATCCGGTCCAGCCCGGTGACCTGCCACCCGCTCGGCACCGCGGGCGACGGCACGCTCGTGGCGCAGTGCTTCGTCAACGGCACGGACATCGCCGCGCACCAGATCCGCGCCGGCCTCGCCCTTCCCGAGCCGGGCCTCGGCGGAACCTACCAGGCGATCGCCGAGCAGGCGCGCGAGGCCGTGGCCGGCGCGTGGAACGGGGGCTGGCGGCTGATGGACCTGCCCGACGACAAGCGCGACGGGCTGGTGCGCCCGCCGGAGGGTCCGCGGGGCGGCGATCCGACACGCACGGTCGAGCCGCCCGGGGCGGACGGCGATCAGCCGTGGGCGAAGTCCCAGTAG
- a CDS encoding DUF6477 family protein: MIASQREFRGTAVSAGIGIMVARGAELYRREVMLPRLIPIDPGLIASKEADARDRVIRMLARALRGERARGRAGHWTYSLDRHIGLLQAFRAERDAQRAERRRARPLR, translated from the coding sequence ATGATCGCAAGTCAGCGGGAATTCCGGGGGACTGCCGTCTCGGCGGGGATCGGGATCATGGTGGCGCGCGGGGCCGAGCTCTACCGGCGCGAGGTCATGCTGCCGCGGCTGATCCCGATCGATCCCGGGCTGATCGCCTCCAAGGAGGCGGACGCGCGCGACCGGGTGATCCGCATGCTGGCGCGGGCGCTCCGGGGCGAGCGCGCCCGCGGCCGCGCCGGGCATTGGACCTACAGCCTCGACCGGCATATCGGCCTGCTCCAGGCCTTCCGCGCCGAGCGGGACGCCCAGAGGGCGGAGCGCCGGCGGGCGAGGCCTCTGCGCTGA
- a CDS encoding YgaP family membrane protein, with product MTANVGGMDKMLRIVVGLALLAFALFGPATITWKWVGFIGIMPILTALMGWCPAYTLVGVNTCPTRKA from the coding sequence ATGACGGCCAATGTCGGCGGAATGGACAAGATGCTGCGGATCGTGGTGGGCCTCGCCCTGCTGGCCTTCGCGCTCTTCGGCCCGGCCACGATCACCTGGAAGTGGGTCGGCTTCATCGGCATCATGCCGATCCTGACGGCCCTGATGGGCTGGTGCCCGGCCTACACCCTGGTCGGCGTGAACACCTGCCCGACCCGCAAGGCCTGA
- a CDS encoding superoxide dismutase, with protein MAFELPPLPYAYDALGPYMSKETLEYHHDKHHQAYVTNGNNLLKDSGLEGKSLEEVVKESYGKNAGLFNNAGQHYNHIHFWKWMKPNGGGKSLPGKLQSKIDSDLGGYDKFRTDFIQAGVTQFGSGWAWLALKDGKFVITKTPNGENPLVHGGVPLLGVDVWEHSYYIDYRNLRPKYLEAFVDSLVNWDYVLELYEAAA; from the coding sequence ATGGCGTTCGAACTTCCCCCGCTCCCCTATGCGTACGATGCGCTCGGCCCCTACATGTCGAAGGAGACGCTCGAGTATCATCACGATAAGCACCATCAGGCCTATGTCACCAACGGCAACAACCTGCTGAAGGACTCCGGCCTGGAAGGCAAGTCGCTGGAGGAGGTCGTCAAGGAGAGCTACGGCAAGAATGCCGGCCTCTTCAACAACGCCGGCCAGCACTACAACCACATCCACTTCTGGAAGTGGATGAAGCCGAACGGCGGCGGCAAGAGCCTGCCCGGCAAGTTGCAGTCGAAGATCGACTCCGATCTCGGCGGCTACGACAAGTTCCGCACCGACTTCATCCAGGCCGGCGTGACGCAGTTCGGCTCCGGCTGGGCCTGGCTGGCGCTGAAGGACGGCAAGTTCGTCATCACCAAGACCCCGAACGGCGAGAACCCGCTGGTCCATGGCGGCGTGCCGCTGCTCGGCGTCGACGTGTGGGAACATTCCTACTACATCGACTACCGCAACCTGCGTCCGAAGTACCTGGAGGCCTTCGTCGACAGCCTCGTCAACTGGGACTACGTCCTGGAGCTCTACGAAGCCGCGGCCTGA
- a CDS encoding response regulator, producing MPTHLDFSAYRVLVMDDNRNFQNMLRTMLRTFGFRRVDVLSEAAKVLLHLEQNAIDLVFLDLVMTGTGGSRESGLDLIDDIRHDGSLANPMMPIVLVTGHASRPVVERAMSSGADYVLAKPVSPRTVQAAVTAMLGRNLGYVRGRNGYFGPDLEAVRRRLKGVADVSLRRRKGPAPGPAQPVRTQLPGMNVPRRMDDVSFLD from the coding sequence ATGCCGACCCACCTCGACTTCTCCGCCTACCGCGTCCTCGTCATGGACGACAACCGGAACTTCCAGAACATGCTGCGCACCATGCTGCGCACGTTCGGGTTCCGCCGCGTGGACGTCCTCTCCGAGGCCGCCAAGGTGCTCCTTCACCTGGAGCAGAACGCGATCGACCTCGTCTTCCTGGATCTCGTCATGACCGGGACCGGCGGATCGCGCGAGAGCGGCCTCGATCTCATCGACGACATCCGCCACGACGGCTCCCTCGCCAATCCGATGATGCCGATCGTGCTGGTCACCGGCCATGCCAGCCGTCCGGTGGTCGAGCGCGCCATGTCGTCGGGTGCCGACTACGTCCTGGCCAAGCCGGTGAGCCCCCGGACCGTGCAGGCCGCCGTCACCGCCATGCTCGGCCGCAACCTCGGCTACGTGCGCGGCAGGAACGGCTACTTCGGGCCGGACCTGGAGGCCGTCCGGCGACGACTGAAGGGCGTTGCGGACGTATCGCTGCGTCGCCGGAAGGGACCCGCCCCGGGGCCGGCCCAGCCGGTGCGCACGCAATTGCCGGGCATGAACGTTCCCCGGCGCATGGACGATGTCAGCTTCCTCGATTGA
- a CDS encoding ABC transporter permease, translated as MTREKLQLLGLQVLVGLAGLLVWHVGSTVKIGGVHLLPPFFFSTPLDVIGRVYTMFASGKIWGHLYITLLETILAFAIGALGGIMVGFWFARKPLVAAVFDPYLKMVNALPRVVLAPIFMLWLGLGIWSKVALGVTLVFFIVFFNVYQGVKEVSPVVLSNARMMGMSERQLFRHVYWPSALSWMFSSLHTSVGFALVGAVVGEYLGSSAGLGYLIHQAEGVFDTTGVFAGMVVLAIFVLAVDWVVTIVENRLLVWRPQSAAATA; from the coding sequence ATGACCCGAGAGAAGCTGCAACTCCTCGGCCTCCAGGTCCTGGTCGGCCTCGCCGGGCTCCTCGTCTGGCACGTCGGCTCCACGGTGAAGATCGGCGGCGTCCATCTCCTGCCGCCCTTCTTCTTCTCCACCCCGCTCGACGTGATCGGCCGGGTCTACACGATGTTCGCCTCCGGCAAGATCTGGGGCCACCTCTACATCACGCTCCTGGAGACCATCCTGGCCTTCGCCATCGGCGCGCTCGGCGGCATCATGGTCGGCTTCTGGTTCGCCCGGAAGCCGCTCGTCGCGGCCGTCTTCGACCCCTACCTCAAGATGGTCAACGCCCTGCCGCGCGTGGTCCTGGCCCCGATCTTCATGCTCTGGCTCGGCCTCGGCATCTGGTCCAAGGTGGCGCTCGGCGTCACGCTGGTCTTCTTCATCGTGTTCTTCAACGTCTACCAGGGCGTCAAGGAGGTGAGCCCGGTGGTGCTGTCGAACGCGCGCATGATGGGCATGTCGGAGCGCCAGCTCTTCCGGCATGTCTACTGGCCCTCGGCGCTGTCCTGGATGTTCTCCTCGCTCCACACCTCGGTCGGCTTCGCGCTGGTCGGCGCGGTGGTGGGCGAATATCTCGGCTCCTCGGCCGGCCTCGGCTACCTGATCCACCAGGCCGAGGGCGTCTTCGACACCACGGGTGTCTTCGCCGGCATGGTCGTGCTGGCCATCTTCGTCCTGGCGGTCGACTGGGTCGTCACGATCGTCGAGAACCGCCTCCTCGTCTGGCGCCCGCAGAGCGCCGCCGCGACCGCCTGA
- a CDS encoding branched-chain amino acid aminotransferase, with product MAGPQFSRTWTWLDGQWLEGNPGIMGPRTHAAWLGSCVFDGARAFEGVAPDLDRHCRRVNASATALGLKPTMAAEAIEELAREGMALFDDEAALYIRPMYWAEEGGYMAVPADPESTRFCLCLYETPMPAPTGFTVTLSRFRRPTRETMPLDAKAGCLYPNNARALMEARNKGYDNAVVLDMLGNVAELATANLFHVKDGVVHTPAPNGTFLNGITRQRTIDLLRGAGVTVVEAMVSYQDLLEADELFSTGNYSKVVPIVGIDGRSLQPGPLYQTARRLYWDFAHG from the coding sequence ATGGCCGGCCCGCAATTCTCCCGCACCTGGACCTGGCTCGACGGCCAGTGGCTGGAAGGCAACCCGGGCATCATGGGCCCGCGCACCCATGCCGCCTGGCTCGGCTCCTGCGTCTTCGACGGCGCCCGCGCCTTCGAGGGCGTCGCCCCCGACCTCGATCGCCACTGCCGCCGGGTGAACGCCTCCGCGACCGCCCTCGGCCTGAAGCCGACCATGGCCGCCGAGGCGATCGAGGAACTGGCGCGCGAGGGCATGGCGCTCTTCGACGACGAGGCGGCGCTCTACATCCGGCCGATGTATTGGGCCGAGGAGGGCGGCTACATGGCGGTCCCGGCCGACCCGGAGTCGACCCGCTTCTGCCTTTGCCTCTACGAGACGCCCATGCCGGCCCCGACCGGCTTCACGGTCACGCTCTCCCGCTTCCGCCGTCCGACCCGCGAGACCATGCCGCTCGACGCCAAGGCCGGCTGCCTCTATCCGAACAACGCCCGCGCCCTGATGGAGGCCCGCAACAAGGGCTACGACAACGCGGTCGTCCTGGACATGCTCGGCAACGTGGCCGAACTCGCCACCGCCAACCTGTTCCACGTCAAGGACGGCGTGGTCCACACGCCGGCCCCGAACGGCACGTTCCTGAACGGCATCACCCGCCAGCGCACGATCGACCTCCTGCGCGGTGCCGGCGTGACGGTCGTCGAGGCGATGGTCTCCTACCAGGACCTGCTCGAGGCCGACGAACTCTTCTCCACCGGCAACTACTCCAAGGTCGTGCCGATCGTCGGCATCGACGGCCGCTCCCTGCAGCCCGGCCCGCTGTACCAGACCGCCCGCCGCCTCTACTGGGACTTCGCCCACGGCTGA
- a CDS encoding DUF5330 domain-containing protein — protein MGFFIRAGLLVGIGILLIPADQDEIARSGDAQKATALSTLSFAKAALDDLRGFCGRNPDACETGSALADGFNAKARTAAKWVYTTLAPETTRQASAPAPAPAAPVPPAGAAPVPTAHAAIAGDPIATGTVKAKPEPKEIVVPVPKPKPDRPVTTS, from the coding sequence ATGGGATTTTTCATTCGCGCAGGGCTTCTGGTCGGCATCGGGATCCTGCTCATTCCCGCCGACCAAGATGAAATCGCCCGCTCGGGCGACGCCCAGAAGGCGACCGCGCTGTCCACGCTGAGCTTCGCGAAAGCCGCCCTCGACGACCTTCGCGGCTTCTGCGGGCGCAACCCGGACGCCTGCGAAACGGGCTCGGCGCTTGCGGACGGCTTCAACGCCAAGGCCCGGACGGCCGCCAAGTGGGTCTACACGACGCTCGCCCCGGAGACGACCCGCCAGGCCTCAGCCCCGGCCCCCGCCCCGGCGGCGCCCGTCCCCCCCGCCGGCGCCGCCCCGGTGCCCACCGCCCATGCCGCCATCGCCGGCGACCCGATCGCGACCGGGACCGTCAAGGCGAAGCCGGAACCCAAGGAGATCGTCGTGCCCGTGCCGAAACCCAAGCCGGATCGGCCTGTCACGACAAGCTGA
- a CDS encoding MucR family transcriptional regulator — MSDSSANSNLIDLAADIVSAYVSNNTVNSTDLPNLIGEVYAALQRTSSGVAPEPQPEPLKPAVPVKKSVTPDYIICLEDGKKFKSLKRHLRTQYNMTPEEYREKWGLPADYPMVAPNYAQARSDLAKKMGLGQQRRRSR; from the coding sequence ATGAGCGACTCTTCTGCCAATTCCAATCTGATCGACTTGGCCGCCGATATCGTGTCGGCCTATGTCAGCAACAATACCGTGAATTCGACGGACCTTCCGAACCTGATCGGCGAGGTCTATGCCGCCCTGCAGAGGACCTCTTCGGGTGTCGCGCCCGAACCGCAGCCGGAGCCCCTGAAGCCTGCCGTGCCGGTGAAGAAGTCGGTCACCCCCGACTACATCATCTGTCTCGAGGACGGAAAGAAGTTCAAGTCGCTGAAGCGCCACCTGCGCACGCAGTACAACATGACCCCCGAGGAGTACCGCGAGAAGTGGGGCCTCCCGGCCGACTACCCGATGGTCGCCCCCAACTACGCGCAGGCCCGCTCGGACCTCGCCAAGAAGATGGGCCTCGGCCAGCAGCGTCGCCGCTCTCGCTGA